The segment CGGTCGGCAGCGTCCTGGAGGATATAGCGCATGGTCTGCTGGCTGGAGGGCGCCAGCCGGTCCATGTACTGCAAGAGCGGGTTTTTCGAAAGTTCGGACAAAACATAAATCCTGTAGCCGTGTTGCAGCGCAGGCGGACGATGAGTGCAAGCTACCCATTCTCAGGCCTCGGAGACAGCGCACGGGCCAAGCCACTGCGAACCTGACACGCTCAACCGCCCTCAAATACAACGGATTGTGGAACGGTGTGGCCGCTGATCTTACCGCAAAGGGCCCACCAGAACGAACGCAGGGCCTTAAAGCTGCCTTTTCATCAGTAGCGGCAAAGGGCCCGCGCTGCAGTGTCAAGCAATCGCTGGCGGCCACCAGCCTGGAAACATCTGCTGAACACGGGGTTCGGCAAAGCGCTCGTCGATAAGTACCAGTACCCCGCGGTCCTGGTCGCCCCGGATGACCCTCCCTGCTGCCTGGATGACTTTGCGCACACCTGGATACAGGTAGGCATAGTCGAACCCAGCGCCGAACTGGCGACCAAGCCGCTGCTTGAACTGCTCGTTGATCGGGTTGACCTGGGGTAGGCCCAAGGTGGCCACGAACGCGCCGATCAAGCGCGTCCCCGGCAAATCGACCCCTTCACCGAAGGCCCCGCCCAACACCGCAAACCCTACGCCGCGGCCGCCCTCGACGAAACGGTCGAGAAACGCCTGACGCTCGCCCTCGTCCATCCCTGGGGCTTGCGACCAGAGGGGGATTTGCCCGTGCTGGCGCGCCAGCAGCTCGGCCACCTGCTGCAGATATTCGAAGCTGCTGAAGAAAGCAAGGTAGTTACCCGGAAGGCGCTGGTATTGCTGCGCAATCAGCTCGACGATCGGCGCCAACGAGGCGCTGCGCTGCTGATAACGCGTGGAAACCTGACTTGCGATGCGCACCTCCAGCTGCTCGGCGCGAAATGGCGCGGCTACCTCGAGCCAGGCGGTGTCCGCCGGCATGCCCAGCAGGTCGTGGTAGAAGCGCCGGGGGCTCAGGGTGGCTGAAAACAAGGTCACGCTGCGGGCCGACAGCATACGGGGCGCGAGCAGCCGCGCCGGGTTGACGTTACGCAGGCACAGGGTGGAATAGCGCTTATTGCGTGGGCCGTTGCGCACGCTGATGTCGAAAAGAAAATGCTCGTCGAACAGTTCTGCCACCCGGTTGAACTGCAACGCGTTGAAGAAAAACTGCAGCAGGTGCGGATCGGTATGCGCCGGGGATTGGTTCATCTGCTCCTGAATCAGGCTGGTGCACTGCTGGAGCGCGCGTAGCAGCGCTTGGGGCAACGCGTCACTGGCCTGGTACGGCGCGCGCTGTTCCTTGTGCAGCGCATTCCACTGCCGGTTCAGACGGTCCAGCGCCGTGGTCAGCCCGGCCGGCTTACGTTGGCGTAACGCCTGCAGCTGGCCCTGATCGAGGCTGGCGCTGTACATGTTGCGGCCGCGCTCGACCAGGTTGTGGGCTTCGTCCACCAAAACCGCAGTACGCCATTGGTTGGCCTGGGCCAAACCGAAGAGCAAGGCGTGGGCATCGAAGTAGTAGTTGTAGTCGGCAATCAGCACATCGACCCAGCGCGCCATTTCCTGCCCCAGGTAATAAGGGCATACCTGATGGGCCAACGCCACTGCGCGCAGGCTGCTGCGGTCGAGCATGGGCTGGGCAGCGGCGGCTTGGCGTGCGGCAGGCAGCCTGTCGTAGAAGCCCGCCGCCAACGGGCATGACTCCCCGTGGCAGGCCTTGTCCGGGTGTTCGCAGGCCTTGTCGCGGGCGATCAGCTCCAGCGTGCGCAAGCCGGGCTGGGCCTGGGTATCGGTCAGTTGGCGAAGGGCATCCAGGGCCAGCGCGCGCCCCGGTGTCTTGGCTGTCAGGAAGAACAGCTTGTCCAACTGCTGCGGCACCATGGCCTTGAGCAAGGGAAACAGCGTGCCAAGCGTCTTGCCGATGCCGGTACTGGCCTGGGCCATCAGGCAGCGGCCAGTGCTCACGGCCTTGTACAGGGTCTCAGACAGCTGCCGCTGCCCTTGCCGAAACTGCGGATAGGGAAAGCGCAGCGCCAGTAGCCCTTGGTCGCGCTGCGCAAGGCGTCGTTGCTGACGGTGAGCCCAGGCCAGAAACCGTTGGCACTGGTCGTCGAAGAAGGCCTGCAGATCAGTCGCCGTGCAGTGCTGGGTGATCAGCGTCTGCCCGTCACTGTCGACGTCCAGATACACCAGGGCCACATCAAGGGCTGACAGGCCACGCGCCTGACACAGCAGCCAGCCATAGACCTTGGCCTGAGCCCAATGCAATTGGCGATGATTGTCAGGCTGGCGGGCCAGGTCACCCCGGTGGGTCTTGATTTCTTCGAGGCGGTTGCAGGCCGGGTCATAGCCGTCGGCGCGTCCGCGAACACGCAGGGTTTCAAACTGCCCTTCAAGGGCGATTTCCGACTCATAGCCCGCCCCCCGGCGGGCGACCACGCGCCGATGGCCTTCAATGCCTTCCTGGGCTGTGGGCGACGGCGTGAAGCGCAGGTCCAGGTCACCCACCTTGGCGCTGAACTCACACAACGCCCGTACGGCTACGCTGTAGCTCACGCCGCCTCGCTCCAGCGCACATGACACACCGCGACCGGCAGGCCATGCAGGCG is part of the Pseudomonas parafulva genome and harbors:
- a CDS encoding ATP-dependent DNA helicase, which codes for MSYSVAVRALCEFSAKVGDLDLRFTPSPTAQEGIEGHRRVVARRGAGYESEIALEGQFETLRVRGRADGYDPACNRLEEIKTHRGDLARQPDNHRQLHWAQAKVYGWLLCQARGLSALDVALVYLDVDSDGQTLITQHCTATDLQAFFDDQCQRFLAWAHRQQRRLAQRDQGLLALRFPYPQFRQGQRQLSETLYKAVSTGRCLMAQASTGIGKTLGTLFPLLKAMVPQQLDKLFFLTAKTPGRALALDALRQLTDTQAQPGLRTLELIARDKACEHPDKACHGESCPLAAGFYDRLPAARQAAAAQPMLDRSSLRAVALAHQVCPYYLGQEMARWVDVLIADYNYYFDAHALLFGLAQANQWRTAVLVDEAHNLVERGRNMYSASLDQGQLQALRQRKPAGLTTALDRLNRQWNALHKEQRAPYQASDALPQALLRALQQCTSLIQEQMNQSPAHTDPHLLQFFFNALQFNRVAELFDEHFLFDISVRNGPRNKRYSTLCLRNVNPARLLAPRMLSARSVTLFSATLSPRRFYHDLLGMPADTAWLEVAAPFRAEQLEVRIASQVSTRYQQRSASLAPIVELIAQQYQRLPGNYLAFFSSFEYLQQVAELLARQHGQIPLWSQAPGMDEGERQAFLDRFVEGGRGVGFAVLGGAFGEGVDLPGTRLIGAFVATLGLPQVNPINEQFKQRLGRQFGAGFDYAYLYPGVRKVIQAAGRVIRGDQDRGVLVLIDERFAEPRVQQMFPGWWPPAIA